In Humulus lupulus chromosome 6, drHumLupu1.1, whole genome shotgun sequence, a single genomic region encodes these proteins:
- the LOC133782280 gene encoding uncharacterized protein LOC133782280: MGVVIIDGSTVRDFVSDESEFNKSVDEQFVSLDLNKDGVLSRAELRKAFQTMRLIESHFGIDVATTAEQLSQLYDSIFDKFDCDRSGTVDRDEFRAEMKKILLAIADGLGSSPIQMVLEDDDPTFLKQAADLEASKLAKLQSSNA; the protein is encoded by the coding sequence ATGGGTGTGGTGATCATTGACGGATCGACGGTGAGGGACTTCGTAAGCGACGAGTCGGAGTTCAACAAGAGCGTGGATGAGCAGTTCGTGTCACTGGACCTGAACAAGGACGGCGTCCTCTCCCGAGCGGAGCTCCGGAAAGCTTTCCAGACGATGAGGCTCATCGAGAGCCACTTTGGAATCGACGTGGCTACCACGGCCGAACAGCTCTCCCAGCTCTACGACTCCATCTTCGACAAGTTCGACTGCGATCGAAGCGGCACCGTCGATCGAGACGAGTTCAGGGCCGAGATGAAGAAGATCCTTCTCGCCATAGCTGACGGCCTCGGTTCGTCACCGATTCAGATGGTTCTCGAGGACGATGATCCGACCTTCCTCAAGCAAGCTGCGGATCTTGAAGCTTCGAAGTTAGCTAAGCTCCAATCCTCAAATGCTTGA
- the LOC133782281 gene encoding uncharacterized protein LOC133782281: MVYPNAFHGACMFHLLNNLKGKYGSHGEELQMKFIAAAKAYTKTECENYMKGLDRIDRRIRPYLEKAKYETWARSYSPTKRYTMMTSNIAESLNAALKAARNLPIDILVECLRSLVQKWVWNNSNNANGTFTKVSTATENELRHDIVSKMKYEVLPFNTIEYQVRDQKGINFTVNIHNRTCTCNRFQEDEIPCGHAVAVIAKRNLSVYDYCAKFYRTETLKALYQENVHPLPHKDEWNLPPHLDIIVLPPNATIPAGRPRKKRIRSRGENKVIITCGKCAQPGHNKKTCRNPPFQKPNKQKKPKT, from the exons ATGGTGTACCCAAATGCTTTCCATGGAGCTTGCATGTTTCACTTACTCAATAATTTGAAAGGCAAGTATGGGAGCCATGGAGAAGAACTACAAATGAAATTCATTGCAGCAGCAAAAGCATACACAAAGACAGaatgtgaaaactacatgaaaggCCTTGATAGAATTGATAGACGCATTAGGCCCTATTTAGAAAAAGCCAAGTATGAAACTTGGGCAAGATCATACTCGCCAACAAAAAGATACACCATGATGACATCCAACATCGCAGAATCACTCAACGCTGCACTAAAAGCTGCAAGAAATCTCCCCATTGATATCTTGGTTGAATGCCTTAGAAGTTTGGTTCAAAAGTGGGTTTGGAACAACTCAAATAATGCAAATGGAACATTCACAAAAGTCTCTACAGCAACAGAAAATGAATTGAGACATGACATTGTTTCAAAAATGAAGTATGAG GTCTTGCCTTTCAACACAATAGAATACCAAGTTCGTGATCAAAAGGGGATAAATTTCACAGTAAATATACATAATAGAACATGCACTTGCAATAGGTTCCAAGAAGATGAAATACCTTGTGGCCATGCAGTAGCTGTCATTGCAAAAAGAAACCTGAGTGTGTATGATTATTGTGCAAAATTCTACAGAACAGAAACGTTGAAAgcattgtatcaagaaaatgttcATCCTTTGCCCCATAAAGATGAATGGAATCTCCCACCACACTTGGACATAATAGTGCTGCCTCCAAATGCAACAATCCCTGCAGGAAGACCAAGAAAGAAACGAATAAGATCAAGAGGGGAAAATAAGGTAATAATCACCTGTGGGAAATGTGCACAACCAGGACATAACAAGAAGACTTGCAGGAATCCTCCATTTCAGAAGCCAAACAAACAGAAAAAGCCAAAGACATAG